In Desulfoplanes formicivorans, a genomic segment contains:
- a CDS encoding ATP-binding protein has translation MVAKEKHKPYKAPMFCTRIPVFLLLILLLPGLPPVHASSRPTYTIGVRAISPPFSFLSIQDGQQIIRGYTIDEWLMIGKIIQADIKFVQIPDLNKRKELLKNGKIHFISHGTQKLADELGYTFIPVNYSLKQHLYVHKGCTSVTCLKDLHNKRVIIMQGVDYESSMRSLRKSINVPSCLEALNMLNRGVVDVFIAPSEKEADYIIADQEFKNVLKKGMPLKEIPLGIMVPPNTPDLTQKLEKAVEDLKKNGSLEQLREKWFGRSITETFRLGRYIRHLLFVLVGLATFLMLAMAWSFLLRRKVAKVTKDLQRTEQRYRVLIESSPDMIFLVNKEGRILHANKQACVMLALAAGHDNLRLDQILVQGEVPAMASFLCHVFSEGYGKHEFTLQSLSGNKVLAEIAGQLIQEEQTEALGCLFARDVSERNKMEEDLIQSERLAIIGKMAASVAHEINNPLSIIQANAEELLYADDLSEDLREGLSAILRNAERAGEITGGVLAQAAPKAQCKERINVLDLLEESVMLVGPKAKKDTIRINVSDDPLFIYGDIRSLQQVFMNLLFNAIENMDPGKEITLSADKTGSGENSTIQIVVRDQGKGIARENLRQIFEPFFTSRKGGFGLGLFITRRMVERNNGLIYAESEPDRGTSIILEFPAV, from the coding sequence ATGGTGGCGAAAGAGAAGCATAAACCGTACAAGGCACCCATGTTTTGCACACGCATTCCTGTTTTTTTGCTTCTGATTCTTCTCCTGCCGGGTTTGCCGCCGGTACATGCCTCGTCCCGACCAACCTATACCATCGGGGTCCGGGCCATTTCCCCTCCCTTTTCTTTTCTGTCCATACAAGATGGCCAACAAATCATCCGCGGATATACCATTGACGAATGGCTGATGATCGGAAAAATTATCCAGGCTGATATCAAATTTGTCCAAATTCCTGACCTGAACAAACGCAAAGAACTGCTTAAAAACGGCAAGATACATTTTATTTCCCACGGTACGCAAAAGCTGGCTGATGAACTGGGATACACATTTATCCCGGTAAATTACAGTTTGAAACAACATCTCTATGTCCATAAAGGGTGTACCTCGGTCACCTGCCTGAAAGATCTGCACAACAAACGGGTCATTATCATGCAGGGGGTCGATTATGAATCCTCTATGCGTAGTCTTCGCAAGTCCATCAACGTTCCTTCGTGTCTGGAAGCCTTGAATATGCTCAATAGAGGTGTTGTGGACGTGTTTATTGCGCCTTCGGAGAAGGAAGCAGATTATATTATTGCGGACCAGGAATTCAAAAATGTTTTGAAAAAAGGTATGCCTCTCAAAGAGATACCTTTAGGAATTATGGTTCCACCAAACACTCCTGATCTTACCCAAAAACTTGAAAAGGCAGTGGAGGATCTGAAGAAAAACGGATCACTGGAACAACTCCGTGAAAAATGGTTTGGTCGTTCCATTACAGAAACCTTCCGGTTGGGACGGTATATCCGGCATCTGCTTTTCGTCTTGGTCGGGCTGGCAACGTTTCTTATGCTCGCCATGGCCTGGAGTTTTCTTCTTCGCCGCAAAGTGGCCAAGGTAACGAAAGATTTACAGCGCACGGAACAACGTTATCGGGTACTGATTGAATCTTCACCGGACATGATTTTTCTGGTCAATAAAGAAGGTCGTATTCTGCATGCCAACAAACAGGCCTGTGTCATGTTAGCCCTTGCAGCAGGTCATGATAATCTGCGGTTGGACCAGATCTTGGTGCAAGGGGAGGTGCCGGCAATGGCATCATTTCTGTGTCATGTTTTCAGCGAAGGCTATGGCAAACACGAGTTTACTCTGCAAAGCCTTTCAGGAAACAAGGTGTTGGCAGAGATTGCAGGGCAGCTCATTCAAGAAGAACAGACAGAAGCTCTGGGGTGTCTTTTTGCCCGCGATGTGAGCGAACGCAACAAAATGGAAGAAGATCTCATCCAGTCTGAACGGCTGGCAATTATCGGCAAGATGGCCGCCTCGGTAGCCCACGAAATAAATAATCCACTGAGTATTATTCAGGCGAACGCCGAAGAACTGCTTTATGCCGACGACCTTTCCGAAGATCTTCGGGAAGGTCTTTCAGCCATTCTGCGTAATGCTGAACGAGCCGGGGAAATAACCGGCGGAGTTCTGGCTCAGGCGGCCCCCAAAGCGCAATGCAAAGAAAGAATCAATGTCCTTGATTTGCTTGAGGAAAGCGTCATGCTGGTCGGCCCCAAAGCCAAAAAGGATACCATCCGCATCAATGTGAGTGATGACCCACTCTTTATTTACGGTGATATCCGTTCCCTGCAGCAAGTCTTCATGAATCTGCTCTTTAATGCCATTGAAAACATGGACCCCGGCAAAGAAATAACCCTGAGTGCCGACAAGACCGGGAGCGGAGAAAACAGTACTATCCAGATTGTGGTCCGGGACCAGGGCAAAGGCATTGCCAGAGAAAATCTTCGCCAGATTTTTGAACCGTTTTTTACTTCTCGCAAGGGCGGTTTCGGATTGGGCCTTTTTATCACCAGACGGATGGTGGAACGGAATAACGGCCTGATTTATGCGGAATCTGAACCCGACAGAGGAACTTCGATAATCCTGGAATTTCCAGCTGTTTAA
- a CDS encoding Ig-like domain-containing protein, with protein sequence MVKKIFALAMLFCSLTLPAFAGGLGFSTKTIDFGTLREGPTAQKKVILSNIGSEPVTITNVTTS encoded by the coding sequence ATGGTTAAAAAGATATTCGCATTGGCCATGCTCTTTTGCAGCCTGACCCTTCCTGCCTTTGCCGGCGGCCTGGGGTTCAGTACGAAAACCATAGATTTCGGAACACTGCGCGAAGGTCCGACCGCCCAAAAAAAAGTGATTCTGTCCAACATCGGCAGCGAACCGGTGACCATCACCAACGTTACTACTTCCTGA
- a CDS encoding cytochrome c family protein, with product MNRLYVLLCAVVVNVCIVSFAQAEFFGEYVGVKACADCHEAKVHGWMTTPHARAFADLAEQGEEKQTTPGCVKCHVVAMEAEGGFIDMDLTPELINVQCESCHGPGARHVESEDPGDIIRHPDEASCRTCHTPGQDKNFNYAIKSKFVHGERCIEK from the coding sequence ATGAATCGCCTATACGTTCTTTTGTGTGCCGTGGTCGTCAACGTATGCATTGTTTCCTTTGCCCAGGCAGAGTTTTTTGGGGAATATGTCGGAGTTAAGGCGTGTGCGGACTGCCATGAAGCCAAGGTTCATGGCTGGATGACGACCCCCCATGCCCGTGCTTTTGCCGATCTGGCAGAACAGGGAGAAGAAAAACAAACCACGCCCGGTTGCGTAAAATGTCATGTGGTGGCCATGGAGGCAGAGGGCGGTTTCATCGATATGGATCTGACACCGGAACTTATTAATGTGCAGTGTGAAAGCTGTCACGGCCCCGGAGCCAGACATGTTGAAAGTGAAGATCCGGGAGATATCATCAGACATCCTGATGAAGCTTCGTGTCGAACCTGTCACACCCCGGGGCAAGACAAAAACTTCAACTATGCTATCAAGTCAAAATTCGTGCATGGTGAACGTTGTATTGAAAAATAA
- a CDS encoding ComEA family DNA-binding protein encodes MKQIMVILPLFAVLLLAAVPGFAGDHDGKQNLNTITVEQLAEVPGVGQELAQKIIDARSENGEFVDMDELLDVDGIDNSKLRKLKKHLYLEAASSCNC; translated from the coding sequence ATGAAACAAATCATGGTAATCCTGCCACTGTTCGCAGTTCTGCTCTTGGCAGCTGTCCCAGGCTTTGCCGGGGATCACGACGGCAAGCAAAACCTCAACACAATCACGGTGGAGCAGCTTGCCGAGGTCCCGGGGGTTGGTCAGGAACTGGCCCAAAAAATTATTGATGCCCGTTCTGAAAATGGGGAATTCGTGGACATGGATGAACTGCTGGACGTGGATGGCATCGACAACAGCAAGCTGCGAAAGCTCAAAAAGCATCTGTATCTGGAAGCCGCTTCCAGCTGTAACTGTTAG
- a CDS encoding putative sulfate exporter family transporter has protein sequence MNTLSTATYEINRSSFFSALYSLKTVLPGLLAMFFIAIFSNNLVGVPNPFTLQNLFAWLDGVIGPLHHQSFFQIMNSNFVWNPFLMGLVIGNVFGVPDAWKRGLSYIHLMMPLGIIMLAPHFMFGHAAKLGFIPILICVAALFVTATITLYTGKLLKLDDRQTSIVAGGLATGDPHAGVILMPLIKAKGGQVIGASACVILFGIIAMLVLPLVGPLVGIPDKYFGLAAVTTVGNGAQGLFAAFSMSYEAGRYATWFDVGRHVIMPAGFIYVFVVMFIRKLRNKGNNIIYSTGDMKTFPVWLMVFIFCWVLACLHVFRQPAAHAIFNMVQWDFSMAAAALGLSLPLRDIAQNGLRCFAVTCIAGFVRMALLLAVILICVQTGLLPA, from the coding sequence ATGAATACACTATCAACCGCCACGTACGAAATAAACAGAAGTTCTTTTTTCAGTGCCCTGTACAGTCTGAAAACTGTGCTGCCCGGACTGCTGGCCATGTTCTTTATAGCCATTTTCAGCAATAACCTGGTCGGGGTTCCCAACCCTTTCACCCTGCAAAATCTTTTTGCCTGGCTGGACGGGGTCATCGGGCCCCTGCACCACCAGTCCTTCTTTCAGATTATGAACTCCAACTTTGTCTGGAACCCCTTTTTGATGGGGTTGGTTATCGGCAACGTCTTTGGAGTTCCCGACGCCTGGAAACGAGGCCTTTCCTATATCCACCTGATGATGCCCCTGGGCATTATCATGCTGGCCCCGCATTTCATGTTCGGACATGCGGCCAAACTGGGTTTCATCCCCATTCTGATCTGTGTAGCCGCCCTGTTCGTCACGGCCACGATTACGTTGTACACCGGCAAACTGCTGAAACTCGATGACCGGCAAACATCCATTGTTGCAGGCGGTCTTGCAACAGGAGACCCTCATGCAGGGGTCATTCTCATGCCGTTGATCAAGGCCAAAGGCGGGCAGGTCATTGGGGCTTCGGCCTGTGTGATCCTCTTTGGAATTATTGCCATGCTGGTTCTCCCACTGGTCGGTCCACTCGTTGGCATTCCGGACAAATATTTCGGTCTGGCCGCAGTTACCACGGTGGGCAATGGTGCACAGGGGCTTTTTGCAGCCTTCAGCATGAGCTATGAGGCGGGACGATATGCCACATGGTTTGACGTGGGTCGTCATGTGATCATGCCTGCAGGTTTCATCTATGTCTTTGTGGTCATGTTCATCCGCAAGCTCAGAAACAAGGGAAATAATATCATCTATTCCACCGGGGATATGAAAACCTTTCCCGTCTGGCTTATGGTATTCATTTTTTGTTGGGTCCTGGCGTGCCTGCACGTGTTCAGGCAGCCGGCTGCCCACGCCATTTTCAATATGGTGCAATGGGATTTTTCCATGGCCGCCGCAGCCCTGGGGTTGAGCCTGCCGTTACGGGACATCGCTCAAAATGGTCTTCGATGTTTTGCCGTGACCTGCATTGCTGGGTTTGTGCGCATGGCCCTGCTGCTCGCTGTCATTCTCATTTGTGTTCAAACCGGATTGCTTCCGGCCTAA